Proteins co-encoded in one Betaproteobacteria bacterium genomic window:
- a CDS encoding type II toxin-antitoxin system RelE/ParE family toxin, whose product MELAPETAKDFDRILSHLLTHEVNEAAARIQEILAAIDVLATNPLIGRPAENDLKELVIGKGSRGYVALYRYAEQLDIVYILAIRGQREAGYGRGVA is encoded by the coding sequence ATTGAACTTGCGCCGGAGACAGCGAAAGATTTCGATCGCATCCTGAGTCACCTGCTGACGCATGAAGTCAACGAAGCTGCCGCCCGGATCCAGGAGATTCTTGCCGCAATCGATGTGCTCGCAACCAATCCGCTCATTGGCAGACCAGCTGAGAACGACCTGAAGGAACTCGTGATCGGCAAAGGTTCACGCGGATACGTAGCCCTCTATCGCTATGCCGAGCAGTTGGACATCGTGTACATCCTGGCGATCCGAGGCCAGAGGGAAGCCGGGTATGGAAGAGGTGTCGCTTGA
- a CDS encoding ribbon-helix-helix protein, CopG family, whose product MGTTTIRIPEQLKERVARAAERSGKSAHSFILEAISEKAEFEEQRVDFVATAEKRYDAIVASGKTIPWAEMREYLARRVEGEVVPRPKARRPAR is encoded by the coding sequence ATGGGCACAACGACTATTCGTATTCCCGAGCAACTCAAGGAGAGGGTCGCGCGGGCGGCAGAACGATCCGGCAAGAGTGCTCACAGTTTCATTCTCGAGGCGATCAGCGAGAAAGCCGAGTTCGAGGAGCAGAGAGTCGACTTCGTCGCCACGGCCGAGAAGCGATACGACGCCATCGTGGCATCCGGAAAGACGATCCCCTGGGCGGAAATGCGCGAATACCTTGCGCGTCGAGTGGAAGGTGAAGTGGTGCCTCGTCCCAAGGCACGACGACCTGCAAGGTGA